One Clupea harengus chromosome 3, Ch_v2.0.2, whole genome shotgun sequence DNA window includes the following coding sequences:
- the LOC105908729 gene encoding iroquois-class homeodomain protein irx-3-like yields MTMSLPQLAYQYIRPPCLSERHGVANGRAGTEFSPSATLSNVLSTMYGAPFAATQGYGAFLPYSTTDVAILNQMGAHYELKDTPGIQHPGLSHHPSPFYPYGQCHFGDPNRPKNATRESTSTLKAWLSEHRKNPYPTKGEKIMLAIITKMTLTQVSTWFANARRRLKKENKMTWVPKSRTDEEENGYPSDNDGDGDKDDDEEIDLENIDAEKEENKDDSDDQDDNSERKRVDKSDSEISDANEDIPRHDVKFLEHPMKESKSTCEDPAKQANNGLFQPSVTQSSDESKDTHEPLHSNFTLPQKPKIWSLAETATMPDNPRKSPLPNRNSAPVTHPLLAPQRPLSCEVTKLPSWTKLAFSSHQIALNDHYLELAKQVSLNNNILYRHRDGKDHS; encoded by the exons ATGACCATGTCTCTCCCTCAACTGGCATATCAGTATATAAGACCACCGTGCCTCTCCGAGCGTCACGGCGTAGCAAACGGCCGAGCTGGGACGGAGTTTAGTCCGTCGGCCACCCTCTCCAATGTGTTATCCACGATGTACGGAGCACCTTTCGCAGCCACACAAGGATACGGAGCTTTCCTCCCTTATTCAACAACAGACGTTGCTATTTTAAATCAGATG GGCGCTCATTATGAACTAAAGGACACCCCTGGCATACAGCACCCCGGACTTTCTCATCACCCTTCGCCGTTTTACCCTTATGGCCAGTGTCACTTCGGCGATCCAAATAGACCCAAAAATGCCACGCGTGAAAGCACGAGCACACTGAAGGCCTGGCTGAGTGAACACAGGAAGAACCCGTACCCAACAAAAGGCGAGAAAATCATGCTGGCCATTATCACTAAAATGACTCTGACTCAAGTGTCCACTTGGTTTGCCAATGCCAGACGGAGACTcaagaaggaaaataaaatgactTGGGTTCCAAAGAGTCGAACCGACGAAGAGGAAAATGGATATCCAAGCGACAACGACGGGGACGGAGATAAAGACGACGACGAGGAAATTGACTTGGAAAATATTGAtgcagagaaagaagaaaataaggaCGATTCAGATGATCAGGATGACAATTCCGAAAGGAAACGAGTTGATAAAAGTGATTCTGAGATATCCGATGCTAACGAAGACATACCCAGACATGACGTGAAATTCTTAGAGCATCCCATGAAAGAAAGCAAAAGTACTTGCGAGGACCCGGCCAAGCAAGCGAACAATGGTTTGTTTCAGCCAAGCGTTACACAGTCCAGTGATGAAAGTAAAGATACCCATGAACCACTTCACAGTAATTTCACCCTACCACAAAAACCAAAAATTTGGTCTTTGGCTGAGACTGCAACGATGCCAGACAACCCTAGAAAGTCTCCTCTGCCGAACAGGAACTCCGCACCTGTTACTCACCCGCTTTTAGCGCCACAGAGACCCCTCTCGTGCGAAGTCACGAAACTTCCAAGTTGGACAAAACTGGCGTTTTCATCGCATCAAATTGCTTTAAACGATCATTATCTTGAACTTGCGAAACAGGTTTCTTTGAATAATAACATCCTATACAGGCACAGAGATGGGAAGGATCACAGTTAG